The genomic window TTATCGAGCTTTACAGATCAAAATCCTTTAGTTGACTTTTCAAATATTATTCAATTTAAGTTTGAAGGAGCACCATCAGGAGCTGGAACTATTTTTATAGATAACCTTTATTTTTATAAAGAATCAGCAACTGGTATTTCAGGTGTTTTACCGTTAACTTTTGAGAGCGGATTTACTTTGGATCAATTTGATGGTGGAGGAACTTCAGTAATTGCAAATCCAGATTCAAACGGAAATACATCATCTACTGTTTTAGAGTTGGTTAAAGGTGCAGGACAGACGTGGGCAGGATCTAAAGTAACTATTCCAACTCCATTTGATTTTTCGTCTAGTACAACAATAACTGCAAAAGTTTGGTCGCCAAGAGCAGGATTAAATTTATTAATGAAATTTGAAGATGTTACACCTTGGCCAAATACGCAAGCAACAGCCGAAATTACGGCAACAACAACTTTAGCAAATCAATGGGAAACTGTAGCCTTCGATTTTGCTGGTGTTGATATGGCTGTAGAATATTACAATATGGTACTTATTATGGATAATGGTACAGTGGGTGATGGTAGTGCAAATTATACTATTTATGTTGATGATATTTCATCAAGCCCAATGTTAACTTTCGAGCCAGAATATACTTTAGATCAGTTTGATGGAGGAGGAACATCGGTTATCGCGAATCCGGATTCAAACGGAAATACATCGGCAAATGTTTTAGAATTAGTAAAAGGTGCTGGGCAACCATGGGCAGGATCTAAAATTACGGTTCCAACACAATTCGATTTTACTGCTGGCACAACAATTACCGCAAAAGTTTGGTCGCCAAGAGCAGGATTAAATTTATTAATGAAGTTTGAAGACGTTACGCCTTGGCCAAATACTATAGCAACAGCCGAAATTACTGCAACAACAACTTTAGCAAATCAATGGGAAACTGTAGCCTTCGATTTTTCTAGTGTTGATATGGCTGTAGAATATTACAATATGGTCCTTATTATTGATAATGGTATAACAGGTGATGGTACAGCAAATTATACCATTTACGTTGATGATATTGCTCAAAATTAAAACTTAAGATATATGAAAAACTTAAAATATTATATAGGATTTATTCTGTCGGTAACATTACTCTTTACAAGTTGTCAAGATGATGATATAACGATAGGTGATATTGTGGCTCCAACTGGAGTAACCATATCTGCTGAAATTGTTGGACAAGATGCCGAAAACCCTTATGGGGATGGTAGCGGAATTGTAAATTTTACATCTACTGCCGATAACGAAATTACATACCAATTTAATTTTGGAGATGGCAAAACAGGAGTTGCTCCATCTGGAGAAACGGTACATAGGTTTACACAAACAGGTGTAAATACTTATACGGTTGTAGCAAGTGCTGTTGGTACTGGTGGTGTTATGTCGAGTACGTCTATGGAAGTGCAAGTGTTTAGTTCGTTCTCTGATCCTGATGCTGAAAACTTTTTAGCGGGTGAGTTAGTTGGTGATTCTAAAACATGGTATTGGGCAGCAAATTTACCACTTCATGTTGGTTTAGGTCCAGTTGAAGATGATTATGGTAATGGCGAGTTTGCTTATGAAGCTTGGTGGAATACAATTCAACCTTGGGATGAAGAGAAATATTGTATGTATACAAATGAGTTTGTATTTACTCGCTCTGCGGAAGGTTTAACTTTCGAGCAAACAGTAGGTCCTGCTTTTGTTCCTGGAACTTATGCTGGTATAATTGGAGTAGACGGAGATACTTGCCATGATGAGTCCGTTGCAACAACAATGTTTGGTGTTAAAAATGTATCATTTTTACCGTCAACATCAAAAGCTGCTTTAGAAGGAAGTTATAATGAAGAGCCATATAGACAAACAGCTTTCGAAATTTCGGAAGGTGGTTTTATGGGTTGGTATGTTGGAGCAAGTACTTATGATATTATTTCAATTACCGAAAATGAATTACGTGTTAGAATTATTGAAGCTGGTGGTGGAGCTGCTTGGTATCAATTATTTACTTCTAGCAAACCGGTTGAAGGTGAAGCTGAATTCGAATCCGAGTTTAATACCTTATCATGGTCTGATGAATTCGATACAGATGGTGCTCCAGATACAGCAAGTTGGACTTACGACTTAGGCGATGGTGGCTGGGGGAACGGAGAGGTTCAAACATATACAGACGATGTTAGTAATGTTATTGTTTCCGATGGAACTTTAAAAATAACAGCGATAAAAGATGGTAGTGATTACACTTCAGCAAGATTAAAATCTATTGATTTACAAGAGTTTCAATATGGTCGTGTAGAAGTTAAAGCAAAACTTCCAGCAGCGCAAGGTACATGGCCAGCTATTTGGATGTTGGGTGCTAATTTTCCAGATGTTGGATGGCCACAATGTGGTGAAATTGATATCATGGAGCAGACAGGTGGAGATAAAAACACATCGTTAGGCACGTACCATTGGTTCGATACAGGCACAAACGCCAATGCAAGTTATGGAGAAACATTAGCAGTAGAGGACGTTTCAACAGAGTTTCATTTATATACTTTAGAATGGACGGCAGAAAAACTGACTGTTTTAGTAGATAATGTAACGGTGGTAGCTATGGATAATAATGCAGACTTACCATTTTATGATAAGGATTTTTTCTTGATACTAAATGTAGCTATGGGAGGTTCTTTAGGTGGAGATATTGATCCAGCATTTACTGAGGATACTATGGAAATAGATTATGTAAGAGTTTACGAGTAATAGTTTAGTTGTTGATAGTAAAAAGGCCGGAAAAATCTCTCTAAACCGGCCTTTTACATTACGTATTTTTAATTAAACATTATACCCTTTTAATACCAATTATAATAATGAATAAGACAGAAAAAGATAATCAGATTTTTTCAGAAGAGCAAGCTATAGATTCTAAGTTAGTAAAACTTAATGGCGAAACATATTTTAAAATATCTAATAGCGACAAAATGCGTCCGTTTTTTATGAGCATCGTAAGTGACTCTAATCACTGGATGTTTATTTCAAGTAATGGAGGTTTAACTGCTGGTAGAAAAAATGCCGAGTCTGCACTTTTTCCTTATTATACAGATGATAAAATTACTGAGCTTGCTGATATAACAGGAAGTAAAACAATTTTTCAAATTCATATTAAAGGGCATACTTACGTATGGGAACCGTTTTCGGAAAGACAAACGGGATTATACAGAACAACAAGAAATCTTTATAAAAACACCTTTGGAAATAAAATTATTTTCGAAGAAGTTAATAGAGATTTACGACTTACTTTTAGATACCAGTGGAGCTCTAGTAATCAATTTGGTTTTGTGAAAGAGTCTACTATCGAAAATAATTCGGGCAAAGAAATTAATATAACAGTTTTAGACGGTTTACAAAATATTTTACCAAGCAATGTTGGTTCAGATATGCAAAATAGCTATTCTAATCTTGTAGATGCTTACAAAAAAAGTGAATTACAAACCGAATCTGGTTTAGGTATTTACGCTTTAAGTGCTGTTATTGTTGATAGAGCAGAACCTAGTGAAGCTTTAAAAGCAAACGTGGTATGGTCTTCAGGAATGGAAAATCCATCACATTTATTATCATCTCGCCAATTATACAATTTTAGAAAAGGCGAAGCTATTACAGAAGAAGTTGATGTAAAGGCAGAAAAAGGTGCTTATTTTATTTCTTCAGATTTAATAATGGCCGCGTCATCAGAAAAGAGCTGGATGTTTGTTGCCAATGTAAATCAATCTATTACAGATGTTGTTCAAATTTCGGAACTTATCAAAAACGAAGATAGCATTGAAGCATTAGTTCAAAAAGATATTGAGGAGGGCACCAAAAAATTATTAGCATTATCTGGTGCTGCAGACGGTTTACAATTAACCGATGATCCGTTAATAAATTCAAGACATTTCGCAAATACGTTATTTAATATTATGCGAGGTGGAATTTTTGACGATGATTATAAAATTGAAAAGCAAGACTTTGTAAAATATATAGCTCACGCAAACAAAAAGGTTTTTAAGAAAAAGCAAGATGTATTAAATACATTGCCAGAACTTTTTACGTTGCACGACATTCGAAAGATAGCTGAGCAGGACGAAGACAAAAATTTAAAAAGACTTTGTTTTGAATATTTACCGCTTAAATTTAGTCGTCGTCATGGCGATCCGAGTAGACCTTGGAATAAGTTCTCTATAAACACGCAAAGTGAAATAGATGGTTCTAAAATTTTAGATTACGAAGGGAACTGGAGAGATATTTTCCAAAACTGGGAAGCCCTAGCGCACTCATATCCAGAGTTTATTGAAGGGATGATTCATAAGTTTTTGAATGCCACAACATTTGAAGGTTACAACCCTTACCGTGTTACAAAAGGTGGATTTGATTGGGAAGCTATTGAAGAAAACGATCCGTGGTCTTACATTGGCTACTGGGGAGATCATCAAATAATATATCTTTTAAAATTCTTAGAGTTTATAGAAAAGTATTATCCAAATCAGTTAGAAAAACGTTTTTCAGAAAACATTTTTGTATACGCTAATGTTCCTTATAAAATTAAGAGTTACGAGGATATACTAAAGCACCCAAAGGATACTATTGATTTCGATTACGAATTAGATGCTAAAATTCGAGAAAAAAGAGAAGAATTAGGTGCCGATGGTGCTTTATTGAGAGATGAAAATTTCTTCATTTATAAAGTAAATTTAATAGAGAAGTTACTAGCTACTGTTTTGGCAAAAGTATCAAACTTTATACCCGAAGGTGGTATTTGGTTAAATACACAACGTCCAGAATGGAACGATGCTAATAACGCATTGGTTGGTAATGGAGTGTCTATGGTTACGCTTTATTATTTAAACAGGTTTTTAAATTTCTTTGAAAATATTATAGCAAAATCTAAAACGGAAGAGGTTGAAATTTCTTCGGAATTGGCTACTTTCTTTAATGAAGTGGTTAAAACATTTCAAACTAATAAAAATATAATTTCAGGGAAGATTTCAGATAAAGATAGAAAAACAGTGCTCGACGGATTAGGTTTGGCCGGAAGTAAATACAGAAATACAATTTACGAGAATGGTTTTTCTAGTGATAAATCTATAATTGATAAGCAAGAACTATTAGAGTTTATTCAAATTACAAAATCATATTTACAACATACTATCGATGCCAATAAACGTGATGATAATATGTATCATGCTTATAATTTAATGACGGTTGAAAATGGAAAAGAGGTTTCTATTTCATATTTATCCGAAATGTTAGAGGGGCAAGTATCTGCTTTAAGTTCTGGTTATTTAACGCCAACACAGGCTTTAAGTTTGTTGGATGGTTTAAAAAGTAGCGCTTTATTTAGAGAAGATCAGTACAGTTATATTTTATATCCAAATAAGGAATTACCTCGTTTTGATAAAAAGAATAATATTCCTTCGGAAAAGGTTGAAGCTTCAACCTTATTAAAAACATTAGTTGCCGATGGAAATAGACAAATTATAGAACAAGATTTTTTAGGTAATTACCATTTCAACGGCAATTTTAATAATGCCAATAGTTTAAAAGATGCTTTAGGTAATTTAGATGAAAACTATCAAGCTTTGGTTGAAAGTGATACTGAAAAATTACTTCAAACTTTTGAAGACATTTTCGATCATAAATCGTTTACAGGTCGTTCGGGAACTTTCTTTGGTTACGAAGGTTTAGGTTCTATTTATTGGCACATGGTTTCTAAATTATCATTAGCCGTTCAAGAAAATTGCTTATTAGCTATAAATAGTAACGAAAGCAATGTTGTTATTGGACGACTTTTAGATCATTATTACGAAATTAATGCTGGAATAGGTGTGCATAAATCACCGGAATTATATGGTGCTTTTCCAACAGATCCGTATTCGCATACACCAGCCTCAAAAGGAGCACAACAACCAGGGATGACAGGGCAAGTTAAAGAAGATGTACTTAGTCGTTTTGGAGAATTAGGTGTATTTGTTGCCGACGGGAAAATAGTATTTAAACCAAGTTTATTACAAACTAAAGAGTTTTTACACGCTCCATCAACTTTTAATTTTACAAATATTAATAAAGAGAACCAATCTATCGATTTGGAGGTTGGCTCATTATGTTTTACATATTGCCAAGTTCCCGTAATTTATAAAATTTCAGAAAACGAAGGCATTGAGGTTGTTTTTAATGATAGCAGGCAAATTGATATAAATGAAATGAGTCTCGATTTAGAAACCTCAAAATCTATTTTTGGGCGCAAAGGCGAGGTGAATCAAATTATAGTTTCGGTAAACAAATAGGCGTAAAGCAATGTGTAAATTAAAAACGTATATAACACTTTTTTTAGTATTTATGATGTTAGGATGTAATGAGAAACCACAGGCTGTTAAGCAAAAAACTGCAGCCGATATTCTAGGAGATTCAAATTATTTAGCAATTTCCTATGGTGGTTATCGTGAAAATACGCGAGATATTCAGCCTAGCATTCCGGAATTAAAAGAAGACATGAAGTTGCTTTCGGCAATGGGTGTAAAAATATTACGGACATATAACGTGCAATTACAACAAGCGTCAAATTTATTAAAAGCCATTAGCGAATTAAAAGAAGAAGATTCAAATTTCGAAATGTATGTAATGCTTGGTGCTTGGATAGATTGCCAAAACGCATGGACAGATAAAACGCCAAACCATGACATTGAAGATTTTGAGAATAATAAAGGTGAAATAAACAGAGCTGTAAACCTTGCTAAGCAATATCCAGATATTGTTAAAGTAATTGCTGTGGGTAATGAGGCTATGGTAAAATGGGCGGCTAGTTATTATGTGCAACCTAGTGTTATTTTAAAATGGGTCAATCATTTACAAGGGTTGAAAGTTTCTGGTGAGTTATCTAAAGATTTATGGATAACAAGCTCCGATAATTTTGCCTCTTGGGGTGGTGGTGATGGCGAATATCATGTTGAAGATTTAACCAAACTTATGAATGCGGTAGATTATATTTCTATGCATACATACCCTATGCACGACACACATTATAATCCTGTTTTTTGGGGTGTTGGTGAAGAATCTGATACGTTATCAGATTTGGATAAAATTGATGTTGCCATGCTTAAAGCTAAAGAATACGCGATATCGCAATATGATAGTGTTTTCAATTATATGAAAAGTTTAGGAATTAATAAACCCATTCATATTGGTGAGACAGGCTGGGCATCTTCAACAAATGAACTTTACGGAAACGAAGGGTCTAGAGCAACCGACGAATATAAAGAAGCTTTGTATTACAAACATATGCGCGATTGGACGAAGAAAGCAAATATGGCGTGTTTCTATTTTGAAGCTTTTGATGAAAATTGGAAAGATGCGCAGAATCCAGAAGGTTCTGAGAATCACTTTGGCCTTTTCACTATCGATGGAAAAGCAAAATATGCACTTTGGGATTTGGTAGATTCTAATGTGTTTAAAGGACTTTCAAGAAATGGAAATCCGATTATAAAAACATTTAACGGAAACAAAAACGATTTATTAAAAACCGTATTAGTTCCGATAAAATAAATAAGCTGTTAATAATACTCAACTAAATAATTAGAGATGAAAAAGATTAATACCCTCATAGTTTTTACGATAATGATTTTATTATCAAGTTGTGCTAAAGAAGATAAATCGATGAAATTTGAAGTGTATGAAACTTCTGCTAGTGGTAATAAACTAAATAGAATTAACGAATTTCAAACTAGTGATGACAAAGTTATTATTACCCTAAAACCCGAGCAGAAATTACAAACCATTTCAGGTTTTGGTGGTGCTTTTACAGAATCTTCAGCATATTTATTAAATAAATTAAGTAAAAAAAATAGAGACACTATTCTAAAAGCGTATTTCTCGAAAGAAGGTGCTAATTATTCCTTAACAAGAACGCACATGAATTCTTGCGATTTTTCTCTAACTAATTATTCATATTCTCCAGTTGAAGGCGATAAAAACCTAGAACACTTTAATATTGAAGAAGATCGTGATGATTTAATTCCGATGATAAAAGATGCTTTAGCTATTTCGGAAGATGGGTTCGATATTTTTGCTTCACCTTGGACAGCTGCACCTTGGATGAAAGATAATAACCATTGGGTTGGAGGTAAGTTATTACCAGAATACTATGATACTTGGGCTTTATTCTTTTCAAAATATATAGAGGCTTATAAGGCCGAAGGTATCGAGATTTGGGGTTTTACTGTTGAAAATGAACCACACGGAAATGGAAATAACTGGGAAAGCATGCATTTTTCTCCAAAGGAAATGACCGATTTTGTAGAATTTCATTTAGGTCCAAAATTGGAAGCTGATGGTTATGGAGATAAAATTATTTTAGGTTACGATCAAAATCGCGGTGGACTTAAAGAATGGGTAGATGAAATGTTTAGAGATGAGGCGTCATCGAAATATTTTGATGGCACCGCTATTCATTGGTATGAAAGCACTTATGATTATTTCCCGGAAGCCTTGCAATATGCACACAACAAAGCACCAAATAAATATTTAATAGAAACTGAAGGTTGCATTGACTCTCAAGTGCCTGTTTGGAAAGATGATGCTTGGTATTGGAAAAAAGAAGCCACCGATTGGGGTTGGGATTGGGCACCTCCAGAGGATAAACATTTACACCCTAAATACGCGCCCGTAAACCGTTATGCAAGAGATATTATTGGTTGTTTAAACAATTGGGTAGATGGTTGGGTAGATTGGAATATGGTACTAGATCGCCAAGGTGGGCCAAACTGGTTTAAAAACTGGTGCGTAGCTCCTGTAATTGTTGACCCAGATAATGATGAGGTTTACTTTACACCACTATATTATACTATGGCTCATTTTAGCAAGTATATTAGACCAAATGCAAAAGTAATAGCTCTAGATAATACCGATGAAGATTTAATGGTTACAGCAGCTAAAAATCCCGATGGTTCTATTGCTGTTGTTTTATTTAATGAAGGAGATATCGCTAAAAGTTTCAAAATTATATTAGGCGAAAAATCTTTTGATGTTAAAATAAATGAGAAAGCTATACAGACTATCATAATTCCTGAATAGTAAATCATTTAATTATTCATTCTAACTAACCAAAAACTAAATATTATGTCTAAAATAAATAAAGTCCCGTTCGGTCAAAAAGTTGCTTTTGGGGTAGGCATGCTTGCCAATCAAATGTTTCCAGCTGCTTTGGGAATTTTTATGGTAGTTTTAGTCCAAGATTTAGGTTTTCCTGGTTGGATGTGGGGTGTTATTTATTTTTTTCCAAGAATTTTTGATGCTTTTACAGATCCTATTATGGGGTTTATTTCAGATAATACAAAATCACGTTGGGGACGTCGTCGACAATATGTATTCTTAGGAGCCATTATCATGGGGATCTCTTTTATCATCATGTGGCAACTATTTAGAGAGAATGGGGTAGATTACAATTTTACATACATAATGATTTGGTCATTTTTGTTCTATTTAGGGTTAACTATTTTTAGTGTTCCTTATGTGGCAATGGGTTATGAAATGAGTAATGATTTTCATGAGCGCACTAGTATTATGGCCGTTGCACAATGGATTGGGCAATGGGCATGGGTTATTGCACCATGGTTTTGGGTAATTATGTACGATCCAGATTTGTTTCCTTCTGCAGATGTTGCCACGAGAACATTAGCTGTTTGGGTTGGTGTCACTTGTATGATTTTTGCTATGATTCCTGCCATTTTTATTAAAAGTAAATCAACTTTAGATGAAGATTATTCGCCTCTTAATTTTAAGAATATAGGTGGTAGTCTTTGGAAAATATTATATGGTTTCCTAGAGGCATTTAGGATAAAGCCATTTAGAAAACTATGTATTGCAACATTTTTGGTTTTTAATGCTTTTAATACCATTGCGGCATTTTCTTTTTTTATAATTGTATACCATCTTTTTGATGGTGATGCTGCTGCCGCTGGTATTTGGCCGACACTTTTTGGGTGTTTAGGTGCTTTAGGAACAACATTTTTGGTTATTCCAATTGTGACACGAATGTCAAAAAAAATAGGTAAGAAGAAAGCCTTTATCTATTCTCAAGGCATATCTGTTATAGGTTATATTATGCTGTGGTTTTTGTTTATTCCGGGTAAACCGTATATGTTCATATTTGCCTTGCCATTTTTCTCTTTTGGAATAGGAAGTCTATTTGTGTTAATGATGTCTATGACTGCGGATGTTATTGATTTAGATGAACTTAATACAGGAAAGCGAAGAGAAGGAACCTTTGGAGCGATTTATTGGTGGATGGTAAAATTTGGTTTTGCTATTGCTGGTGGATTAAGTGGTGTTATCATGAGTTCCGTTGGTTTTGATTCTGGAGCCGAAATCCAACCTGAAGGTGCTATTGATGGTTTAAGATTCTTTTTCTCAGGGCTTCCGGTTCTAGGAACGTTAGCTGCCATGTATGTTATGAGGAATTATGATGTTACAGAAGCGCGTGCTGGTGAAATTCGTGCAGAATTGGATCAACGCGAAGCAGATAAAAAACCTAAGTCAAGTTCTTATTATCAAACACAAAAGCTATTATCATTTAAAAATGTTGATTTAGATTCTAAATCAGATAGTGCTTTGTCTTCAAAAACGGATGGAGAAATAGTTGAGCTTTTCTTAAAATCATTAAACCAAGGATTACATGGGTTATGTTTTAGCCCTTATTTGGAAGGACAAAACATAGGCGATACATTGTCTAAAAAACAGATAGAACAACGTATGGATATCATTGCGCCTTATACTAAATGGGTGCGTTCTTTTTCGTGTACAGATGGTAATGAACTTATCCCTATAGTTGCTCATAATAAGGGGCTTAAAACAATGGTTGGCGCTTGGATTGATACTGATAAGGCCAAAAACGATAGAGAAATTAAGGCTTTAATTAAATTGGCTAAAGATGGCTATGTCGATATTGCTGTTGTTGGAAATGAAGCGCTATTACGTGATGATTTAACAGAAGAAGATATACTAGAATATATTGCTGAGGTAAAGAAAGCATTGCCAAATACACCTGTTGGTTATGTTGATGCTTATTTTCAATTTAGTGAACGTGCAAGATTAGTAGATGCCTGCGATGTTATTTTGGCTAATTGCTATCCGTTTTGGGAAGGTTGCCATATAGATCAAACTTCTGCCTATTTAAAACAAATGTATGCTGTAACTAAAGAGGCTGCAAAGGGT from Algibacter sp. L1A34 includes these protein-coding regions:
- a CDS encoding family 16 glycosylhydrolase translates to MKNLKYYIGFILSVTLLFTSCQDDDITIGDIVAPTGVTISAEIVGQDAENPYGDGSGIVNFTSTADNEITYQFNFGDGKTGVAPSGETVHRFTQTGVNTYTVVASAVGTGGVMSSTSMEVQVFSSFSDPDAENFLAGELVGDSKTWYWAANLPLHVGLGPVEDDYGNGEFAYEAWWNTIQPWDEEKYCMYTNEFVFTRSAEGLTFEQTVGPAFVPGTYAGIIGVDGDTCHDESVATTMFGVKNVSFLPSTSKAALEGSYNEEPYRQTAFEISEGGFMGWYVGASTYDIISITENELRVRIIEAGGGAAWYQLFTSSKPVEGEAEFESEFNTLSWSDEFDTDGAPDTASWTYDLGDGGWGNGEVQTYTDDVSNVIVSDGTLKITAIKDGSDYTSARLKSIDLQEFQYGRVEVKAKLPAAQGTWPAIWMLGANFPDVGWPQCGEIDIMEQTGGDKNTSLGTYHWFDTGTNANASYGETLAVEDVSTEFHLYTLEWTAEKLTVLVDNVTVVAMDNNADLPFYDKDFFLILNVAMGGSLGGDIDPAFTEDTMEIDYVRVYE
- a CDS encoding glycosyl hydrolase family 17 protein, producing the protein MCKLKTYITLFLVFMMLGCNEKPQAVKQKTAADILGDSNYLAISYGGYRENTRDIQPSIPELKEDMKLLSAMGVKILRTYNVQLQQASNLLKAISELKEEDSNFEMYVMLGAWIDCQNAWTDKTPNHDIEDFENNKGEINRAVNLAKQYPDIVKVIAVGNEAMVKWAASYYVQPSVILKWVNHLQGLKVSGELSKDLWITSSDNFASWGGGDGEYHVEDLTKLMNAVDYISMHTYPMHDTHYNPVFWGVGEESDTLSDLDKIDVAMLKAKEYAISQYDSVFNYMKSLGINKPIHIGETGWASSTNELYGNEGSRATDEYKEALYYKHMRDWTKKANMACFYFEAFDENWKDAQNPEGSENHFGLFTIDGKAKYALWDLVDSNVFKGLSRNGNPIIKTFNGNKNDLLKTVLVPIK
- a CDS encoding glycoside hydrolase family 30 protein, with amino-acid sequence MKFEVYETSASGNKLNRINEFQTSDDKVIITLKPEQKLQTISGFGGAFTESSAYLLNKLSKKNRDTILKAYFSKEGANYSLTRTHMNSCDFSLTNYSYSPVEGDKNLEHFNIEEDRDDLIPMIKDALAISEDGFDIFASPWTAAPWMKDNNHWVGGKLLPEYYDTWALFFSKYIEAYKAEGIEIWGFTVENEPHGNGNNWESMHFSPKEMTDFVEFHLGPKLEADGYGDKIILGYDQNRGGLKEWVDEMFRDEASSKYFDGTAIHWYESTYDYFPEALQYAHNKAPNKYLIETEGCIDSQVPVWKDDAWYWKKEATDWGWDWAPPEDKHLHPKYAPVNRYARDIIGCLNNWVDGWVDWNMVLDRQGGPNWFKNWCVAPVIVDPDNDEVYFTPLYYTMAHFSKYIRPNAKVIALDNTDEDLMVTAAKNPDGSIAVVLFNEGDIAKSFKIILGEKSFDVKINEKAIQTIIIPE
- a CDS encoding MFS transporter, which gives rise to MSKINKVPFGQKVAFGVGMLANQMFPAALGIFMVVLVQDLGFPGWMWGVIYFFPRIFDAFTDPIMGFISDNTKSRWGRRRQYVFLGAIIMGISFIIMWQLFRENGVDYNFTYIMIWSFLFYLGLTIFSVPYVAMGYEMSNDFHERTSIMAVAQWIGQWAWVIAPWFWVIMYDPDLFPSADVATRTLAVWVGVTCMIFAMIPAIFIKSKSTLDEDYSPLNFKNIGGSLWKILYGFLEAFRIKPFRKLCIATFLVFNAFNTIAAFSFFIIVYHLFDGDAAAAGIWPTLFGCLGALGTTFLVIPIVTRMSKKIGKKKAFIYSQGISVIGYIMLWFLFIPGKPYMFIFALPFFSFGIGSLFVLMMSMTADVIDLDELNTGKRREGTFGAIYWWMVKFGFAIAGGLSGVIMSSVGFDSGAEIQPEGAIDGLRFFFSGLPVLGTLAAMYVMRNYDVTEARAGEIRAELDQREADKKPKSSSYYQTQKLLSFKNVDLDSKSDSALSSKTDGEIVELFLKSLNQGLHGLCFSPYLEGQNIGDTLSKKQIEQRMDIIAPYTKWVRSFSCTDGNELIPIVAHNKGLKTMVGAWIDTDKAKNDREIKALIKLAKDGYVDIAVVGNEALLRDDLTEEDILEYIAEVKKALPNTPVGYVDAYFQFSERARLVDACDVILANCYPFWEGCHIDQTSAYLKQMYAVTKEAAKGKPVIITETGWPSKGDNTKEAEPSQVNAMKYFIETNNWANQQGIDLFYFSSFDESWKVHNEGDVGQRWGLWDKNENLKFH